One Bosea sp. 685 DNA segment encodes these proteins:
- a CDS encoding P-II family nitrogen regulator: protein MKKIEAIIKPFKLDEVKEALQEVGLQGITVLEAKGFGRQKGHTELYRGAEYVVDFLPKVKIEIVLADEMVEAAIEAIKKAAQTGRIGDGKIFVSTVEGAIRIRTGETGADAI, encoded by the coding sequence ATGAAGAAGATCGAGGCGATCATCAAGCCGTTCAAATTGGACGAGGTGAAAGAGGCGCTTCAGGAGGTCGGCCTGCAGGGCATCACCGTTTTGGAGGCCAAGGGCTTCGGACGCCAGAAGGGCCATACCGAGCTCTATCGTGGCGCCGAATACGTCGTCGATTTTCTTCCCAAGGTGAAGATCGAGATCGTGCTCGCTGACGAGATGGTCGAGGCCGCCATCGAGGCCATCAAGAAGGCGGCCCAGACGGGCCGCATCGGCGATGGCAAGATTTTTGTATCGACGGTGGAGGGGGCGATCCGCATCCGCACCGGAGAGACCGGCGCGGACGCGATCTAA
- the glnA gene encoding type I glutamate--ammonia ligase: MKSAKDVLKAIKDNDVKYVDFRFTDPRGKWQHVTFDITMIDEDIFAEGTMFDGSSIAGWKAINESDMLLMPDPTTAVMDPFFSAATMVITCDVLEPATGEPYNRDPRGIAKKAEAYLKSTGIGDTIYVGPEAEFFVFDDVKIAADPYNTGFKLDNVELPINGMTDYEGGNLGHRIATKGGYFPVPPQDSAQDMRGEMLAAMAAMGAKVEKHHHEVASAQHELGLKFDTLTHMADTMQVYKYAIHNVAQSYGKTATFMPKPIYGDNGSGMHVHQSIWKGGKPIMAGNKYADLSQECLWYIGGIIKHAKSLNAFTNPSTNSYKRLVPGYEAPVLLAYSARNRSASCRIPWTTSPKAKRVEVRFPDPMANPYLAFAAMLMAGLDGIINKIDPGPAMDKDLYDLPPRELKKIPTVCGSLREALDCLKKDNAYLKAGGVFNDDFIESYIELKMQDVMRFEMTPHPVEFAMYYSY, translated from the coding sequence ATGAAGAGCGCCAAGGATGTCCTCAAGGCGATCAAGGACAACGACGTCAAGTATGTCGACTTCCGCTTCACCGACCCGCGCGGCAAGTGGCAGCATGTGACGTTCGACATCACGATGATCGATGAGGACATCTTCGCCGAGGGCACGATGTTCGACGGCTCCTCGATCGCGGGCTGGAAGGCCATCAACGAGTCCGACATGCTGCTGATGCCGGATCCGACGACCGCCGTCATGGACCCGTTCTTCTCCGCCGCGACCATGGTCATCACCTGCGACGTGCTCGAGCCCGCCACCGGCGAGCCCTATAACCGCGACCCGCGCGGCATCGCCAAGAAGGCCGAGGCCTATCTGAAGTCGACCGGCATCGGCGATACCATCTATGTCGGCCCCGAGGCCGAATTCTTCGTCTTCGACGACGTCAAGATCGCCGCCGACCCGTACAATACGGGCTTCAAGCTCGACAACGTCGAGCTGCCGATCAACGGCATGACCGACTATGAAGGCGGCAATCTCGGCCACCGCATCGCCACCAAGGGCGGCTACTTCCCGGTTCCGCCGCAAGATTCGGCGCAGGATATGCGCGGCGAGATGCTGGCTGCCATGGCGGCCATGGGCGCCAAGGTCGAGAAGCACCATCACGAGGTCGCCTCGGCTCAGCATGAGCTCGGCCTGAAGTTCGATACCCTGACCCACATGGCCGACACCATGCAGGTCTATAAATACGCGATCCACAATGTCGCGCAGAGCTACGGCAAGACCGCGACCTTCATGCCCAAGCCGATCTATGGCGACAACGGCTCGGGCATGCACGTCCACCAGTCGATCTGGAAGGGCGGCAAGCCGATCATGGCCGGCAACAAATACGCCGACCTGTCGCAGGAGTGCCTCTGGTACATCGGCGGCATCATCAAGCACGCCAAGTCCCTGAACGCCTTCACCAATCCCTCGACCAACTCCTACAAGCGCCTCGTCCCGGGCTATGAAGCCCCGGTTCTGCTCGCCTATTCCGCGCGCAACCGCTCGGCCTCCTGCCGTATTCCGTGGACGACCTCGCCCAAGGCCAAGCGCGTCGAGGTCCGCTTCCCCGATCCGATGGCGAACCCCTATCTCGCCTTCGCCGCAATGCTGATGGCCGGCCTCGACGGCATCATCAACAAGATCGATCCGGGCCCGGCGATGGACAAGGACCTCTACGACCTGCCGCCGCGCGAGTTGAAGAAGATCCCGACCGTCTGCGGTTCGCTGCGCGAAGCGCTGGATTGCTTGAAGAAGGACAACGCCTATCTCAAGGCTGGCGGCGTCTTCAACGACGACTTCATCGAAAGCTATATCGAGCTCAAGATGCAGGATGTGATGCGCTTCGAGATGACGCCGCACCCGGTCGAGTTCGCGATGTACTACTCCTACTGA